A single Candidatus Methylacidithermus pantelleriae DNA region contains:
- a CDS encoding gamma-glutamylcyclotransferase family protein translates to MSIQLCYWYFAYGANMDAQGLARRVGCNVLEGKRACLEGYRLVFNQRGGYASVVPHPSDKVWGVLYRLTETELSRLDQYEGVPECYGRQKVWVTTENGERVRAYVYIGKENLENVWPKQTYLSELLRGARQHQLPQEYIQFLEGVAALREQQVKGGSTRTAPKKEQTP, encoded by the coding sequence ATGAGCATCCAACTGTGCTACTGGTACTTTGCTTACGGCGCCAACATGGACGCCCAGGGGTTAGCCCGGAGGGTCGGCTGCAACGTGCTCGAGGGGAAGCGAGCCTGTTTGGAGGGATATCGACTCGTTTTCAATCAGCGGGGAGGATATGCAAGTGTTGTTCCTCATCCCAGCGATAAAGTATGGGGGGTGCTTTACCGGCTCACAGAAACCGAGCTTTCGAGGCTCGATCAATATGAAGGAGTACCCGAATGCTATGGGAGGCAGAAGGTTTGGGTAACCACCGAAAATGGGGAGAGAGTGCGCGCCTACGTGTATATCGGGAAAGAGAACCTCGAAAATGTTTGGCCCAAGCAGACATACCTGAGCGAGCTGCTTCGAGGTGCAAGGCAACACCAACTGCCACAAGAGTATATCCAGTTTCTAGAGGGAGTCGCTGCGTTGAGAGAGCAGCAGGTGAAAGGAGGGAGCACTCGAACCGCTCCCAAAAAGGAGCAAACCCCGTAA
- a CDS encoding alpha-amylase family glycosyl hydrolase, which translates to MGLGEDGCPYFEATVQLDEQRAGQKLYWSVLGYGPAGSLGPLVTLEAGEPSSWDDWNHLYRCLVFEGRPTREVYRFCLARWLGANARRPSSESDQRKIEFSVWAPFAQRVELVRAKVWDWTNPEKNLFAHPSVWERVCGGYVGDQGEGMEEEAIPMTRDPKGVWSYRDDSYERWRARAYLFRILREDGSLVYRTDLYSRSQIGEGYLNPRGRKYQGPVEALEGSVSASLVVDPESVIDPSHPTCLWPEPQETFVPEEAFWMEEFSTEFPLPSRIEDLIIYEVHLGALGFGREGAGTFEDAIQFLDHLSELGVNAVELLPLCEFGDGPENWGYSTSHYFALEYGSQGRDQFKQFVRACHRRGMVVLFDVVFNHYLPDAERAEWKYDSERDEHNLYYWYEPGLGYLDNGSSGYAPRYCEEMVRHMFLSSALVLVEEFHVDGFRVDLTNAIHRDNVAHNTPVPRANLFGCRFLRELTRTLRTVRPNLLLIAEDHSGWAAVTDREGPAGLGFDAAWYAEFYHSLVGDAPRGPEVARLLWVAGQGGDGPLNLQQFGSILSSTSSRTVVYHKNHDEAGNDPGTARTLVTAAGGAEYLTNPTARWYAEARARWVAGISILSAGIPLFLFGEEVGAKEPFLYGQVLPHREDLIGKRSGEGAGLFTFYRDLIHLRRSHEVVRRGQIEVFYTHNVDRVLAFRRWIESTELLVVGSLANSPYTHGYRVSSPRLSSGSWREIFNSDAAAYGGHNVANGKTLLSSAGGEMTLLLPACGFVVLQRSEG; encoded by the coding sequence ATGGGTCTCGGGGAGGATGGTTGTCCTTATTTTGAAGCGACGGTACAGCTGGATGAGCAACGAGCTGGCCAAAAGCTTTACTGGAGCGTTTTGGGGTATGGACCAGCTGGGTCGCTGGGGCCTCTGGTAACCCTCGAAGCTGGTGAACCAAGTAGCTGGGACGATTGGAATCACCTTTATCGGTGTTTGGTTTTTGAAGGCAGGCCGACCCGCGAAGTTTACCGTTTTTGTCTGGCTCGATGGTTGGGAGCTAATGCAAGACGCCCCTCCTCTGAGTCCGACCAGCGAAAGATCGAGTTTTCCGTTTGGGCGCCCTTTGCCCAGCGAGTAGAGCTCGTACGAGCGAAGGTATGGGACTGGACGAACCCTGAAAAAAACCTTTTTGCTCATCCTTCGGTATGGGAACGAGTATGTGGGGGATATGTTGGAGATCAAGGGGAGGGAATGGAAGAAGAGGCAATCCCAATGACCCGAGATCCAAAAGGAGTATGGTCGTATCGAGATGATAGCTACGAAAGGTGGCGAGCCAGGGCGTATTTGTTCCGCATTCTTCGAGAAGATGGGAGCCTCGTTTATCGAACGGATCTTTATAGCAGAAGCCAAATAGGAGAAGGCTACCTCAACCCCAGAGGGCGCAAATACCAGGGGCCGGTGGAAGCGCTTGAGGGAAGTGTGAGCGCTTCGCTCGTGGTGGATCCCGAGTCAGTCATCGATCCTAGCCATCCCACTTGCCTCTGGCCGGAACCCCAAGAGACGTTTGTGCCCGAAGAAGCTTTTTGGATGGAGGAGTTTTCTACGGAATTCCCCCTTCCCTCAAGAATCGAAGACCTGATCATTTACGAAGTCCATCTAGGAGCTTTGGGGTTTGGCCGGGAGGGTGCAGGCACTTTTGAGGATGCGATTCAATTCTTAGATCATCTAAGCGAGCTTGGAGTCAACGCCGTAGAACTTCTTCCCTTGTGCGAGTTTGGTGACGGCCCAGAAAACTGGGGTTACTCGACCAGTCACTACTTTGCGCTCGAATACGGGAGCCAAGGGCGCGACCAGTTTAAGCAATTTGTTCGGGCCTGTCACCGACGCGGAATGGTTGTCCTTTTCGACGTCGTCTTTAACCACTATCTTCCTGATGCCGAGCGCGCAGAATGGAAGTACGATTCTGAACGAGACGAACATAATCTTTACTACTGGTACGAACCGGGGCTCGGCTATCTCGACAATGGCTCAAGTGGATATGCTCCGCGCTACTGCGAAGAGATGGTTCGGCACATGTTCCTCAGTAGCGCGCTAGTTTTGGTAGAAGAATTTCATGTGGATGGCTTTCGCGTCGACTTAACCAATGCAATCCATAGGGACAATGTAGCCCATAACACTCCGGTCCCCCGGGCTAATTTGTTCGGCTGTCGCTTTCTGCGGGAATTGACTCGGACCCTTCGGACGGTCCGGCCGAACCTTTTGTTGATTGCCGAAGATCATTCTGGCTGGGCGGCGGTGACGGATCGAGAGGGACCGGCCGGGTTGGGTTTCGACGCAGCGTGGTACGCGGAGTTTTACCACTCTTTGGTGGGTGACGCACCCCGCGGTCCTGAGGTAGCTCGCTTGCTTTGGGTTGCAGGTCAAGGGGGCGATGGACCCTTAAACCTTCAACAGTTTGGCTCGATCCTTTCCTCTACCTCATCTCGAACCGTGGTGTACCACAAAAACCATGACGAGGCTGGCAATGATCCCGGTACCGCTCGCACGTTAGTTACCGCAGCCGGCGGAGCCGAGTATCTCACCAACCCAACGGCACGGTGGTATGCTGAAGCAAGGGCTCGTTGGGTCGCAGGTATCTCCATTCTTTCGGCCGGAATCCCCCTTTTCCTCTTTGGGGAGGAAGTCGGCGCGAAAGAGCCTTTTCTTTATGGACAAGTATTGCCCCACCGGGAAGATCTGATTGGAAAAAGATCAGGTGAAGGCGCGGGTCTATTTACGTTTTACCGGGACTTAATCCATCTGCGACGCTCTCATGAAGTTGTACGCCGGGGACAAATTGAAGTTTTTTACACGCACAACGTGGATCGAGTGCTGGCATTCCGCAGATGGATCGAATCCACGGAACTTTTGGTGGTGGGATCCCTTGCCAACTCTCCCTACACGCACGGTTACCGGGTAAGTTCCCCTCGTCTCTCCTCGGGTTCGTGGCGGGAAATTTTTAATAGCGATGCCGCCGCCTACGGGGGCCACAACGTCGCCAATGGGAAGACCCTCCTGTCCTCCGCCGGGGGTGAAATGACCCTTCTTCTCCCTGCCTGCGGATTTGTTGTTCTTCAAAGGAGCGAGGGATAA